From the genome of Scytonema hofmannii PCC 7110, one region includes:
- a CDS encoding acyltransferase, with translation MAVNNDVKLGRNVKVFHSNLVNLYGCTIGNDTKIGAFVEIQKDVEVGSRCKISSHSFLCEGVILEDEVFIGHGVMFTNDLYPRATNEDGTLKTADDWCVIKTKVKHGASIGSNATILPGLTIGEKAIVGAGAVVTCDVPDYAIVVGVPAKKVADVRDRCQNLEMTDLRILNHS, from the coding sequence ATGGCAGTAAACAATGATGTAAAGTTGGGTAGAAATGTTAAAGTTTTCCACTCTAATTTAGTTAACCTCTATGGCTGTACAATCGGCAATGACACTAAAATTGGAGCTTTTGTGGAAATCCAGAAAGATGTTGAAGTCGGAAGTCGGTGTAAAATTTCATCCCACAGTTTCTTGTGTGAAGGCGTCATTCTTGAAGATGAGGTCTTCATTGGTCATGGGGTTATGTTTACTAACGACCTTTACCCCCGCGCTACTAATGAAGATGGCACTTTAAAAACAGCTGATGACTGGTGTGTAATCAAGACAAAAGTCAAGCACGGTGCTTCTATCGGAAGTAATGCTACGATTCTTCCAGGGCTGACAATTGGTGAAAAGGCAATCGTTGGGGCTGGGGCTGTCGTTACTTGTGATGTTCCTGACTATGCCATTGTCGTGGGAGTACCAGCTAAGAAAGTAGCTGATGTTCGCGATCGCTGTCAAAACTTAGAAATGACAGATCTAAGAATCCTAAATCACTCGTAA
- a CDS encoding Gfo/Idh/MocA family protein yields the protein MENNINIGVIGYGYWGPNLVRNFVEIPGSQVTMVSDFKPELLAKVQSRYPSIQVTTDCRDMFSDPKIDAVAIATPVSTHFDLALAALQAGKHVLVEKPMTATSDQAMRLIEEAERRNLVLMVDHTFVYTGAVRKMRDLIANKVLGDIYYYDSVRVNLGLFQHDVNVIWDLAVHDLAIMNYVLSSQPYAVSATGMSHVSGEPENIAYLTLFFEGNLIAHIHVNWLAPVKVRRTLIGGTQKMIVYDDLEPSEKVKIYDKGITTVNGNSESVYQMLIGYRAGDMWAPHLEMTEAIRVEALHFLDCIRKGERPITDGEVGLQIVRILEAASESMKRQGRLVELDLARVAA from the coding sequence ATGGAAAACAACATTAATATTGGTGTCATTGGCTATGGTTATTGGGGTCCAAATTTAGTCAGAAATTTTGTAGAAATCCCCGGCTCTCAAGTGACAATGGTCAGCGATTTTAAACCAGAATTGCTGGCAAAAGTACAATCTCGTTATCCGTCTATTCAGGTGACGACGGATTGTCGAGATATGTTTTCTGACCCAAAGATTGATGCTGTTGCGATCGCGACTCCAGTCAGTACACATTTTGACTTAGCCTTAGCAGCGTTACAAGCAGGTAAGCACGTACTTGTAGAAAAACCAATGACAGCCACCTCCGATCAAGCAATGAGGCTGATTGAGGAAGCAGAACGCCGTAACTTAGTGTTGATGGTGGATCACACCTTTGTTTACACGGGTGCTGTACGCAAAATGCGAGATCTAATTGCCAACAAAGTCTTAGGCGATATTTATTATTACGATTCTGTGCGAGTCAATTTAGGGCTATTTCAGCACGATGTCAATGTCATTTGGGACTTGGCAGTACACGACCTTGCAATCATGAACTATGTACTGTCATCTCAACCATATGCTGTTTCTGCTACAGGTATGAGTCATGTTTCTGGAGAACCAGAAAACATTGCCTACTTGACATTATTCTTTGAAGGTAATTTAATTGCTCATATCCATGTCAACTGGTTAGCACCAGTGAAAGTACGGCGCACGCTGATTGGCGGTACGCAAAAAATGATTGTTTACGATGACTTAGAACCTAGTGAAAAAGTCAAGATTTACGACAAAGGAATTACGACAGTCAATGGCAATTCTGAGAGCGTGTACCAGATGCTGATTGGTTATCGCGCTGGGGATATGTGGGCACCACATTTAGAGATGACGGAAGCAATTCGAGTAGAAGCGTTACACTTCCTTGATTGTATTCGTAAAGGAGAACGTCCCATCACAGACGGAGAAGTAGGACTGCAAATCGTCAGGATTCTTGAAGCTGCTTCAGAGTCTATGAAGAGACAAGGTCGATTGGTTGAACTTGATTTAGCGAGGGTAGCAGCATGA
- a CDS encoding polysaccharide ABC transporter ATP-binding protein, producing MSDSVISVENLGKKYILNHQEEHSSRYRYKSLRDAIATGAKTLAKSFLKPSGKKVLNSFREEFWALKDVGFEISQGEAIGVIGRNGAGKSTLLKVLSRITEPTKGTITIQGRVASLLEVGTGFHPELTGRENIYLNGSVLGMSKSEIKKKFDEIVAFAEVEKFLDTPVKRYSSGMYVRLAFSVAAHLEPEILIVDEVLAVGDSAFQKKCLGKMEDVAIKEGRTVLFVSHSMQAIAQLTKRCILLSKGQVQYDGNTEQAVRLYLAGQKLVDEQPAYYEAPLTKTGNHVGWARVHTSEGDGFHCWGKPIIFEFALHVTHPHESLWFSFQVISAFQQPICIFWFCEPDAPFRREPGTFVIRCEIPKFRLYMGSYTLTTWFSERRSDTLLENLREICPFEVSMHNIERQEYQWQSDECLYLEDSVWTTHKSITSSHEKVNEWQ from the coding sequence ATGTCTGATTCAGTCATTAGTGTAGAAAATTTAGGTAAAAAGTACATCCTCAATCACCAAGAAGAACATTCTAGTCGCTATCGTTACAAATCTCTCCGGGATGCGATCGCCACAGGAGCGAAAACTCTCGCTAAAAGCTTTCTCAAACCTTCTGGTAAGAAAGTACTTAATTCATTTCGTGAAGAGTTTTGGGCATTGAAGGATGTTGGTTTTGAAATTTCGCAAGGTGAAGCCATCGGTGTGATTGGACGCAATGGAGCAGGAAAATCAACACTGCTAAAAGTCCTAAGCCGAATTACCGAACCAACCAAAGGAACCATCACTATTCAAGGACGAGTCGCCAGTTTATTAGAAGTAGGAACCGGCTTTCACCCAGAACTGACCGGACGAGAGAACATATACCTCAATGGTTCTGTCTTAGGTATGAGCAAATCCGAAATCAAGAAGAAATTTGATGAAATTGTTGCTTTTGCCGAGGTAGAAAAGTTCTTAGACACTCCAGTAAAACGTTATTCCTCTGGAATGTATGTGCGCCTTGCTTTTTCCGTTGCAGCCCATTTAGAACCAGAAATTTTAATTGTGGATGAAGTTCTGGCGGTGGGAGATTCAGCATTTCAAAAGAAGTGCCTTGGGAAAATGGAAGATGTCGCCATAAAAGAAGGACGGACAGTCTTGTTTGTCAGCCATAGTATGCAGGCTATTGCCCAATTGACCAAGCGATGTATACTCCTTTCTAAAGGACAAGTTCAGTACGATGGGAATACCGAACAAGCTGTAAGATTATATCTCGCAGGTCAAAAACTTGTTGATGAACAACCAGCTTACTACGAAGCTCCGTTGACAAAAACGGGTAATCATGTGGGTTGGGCGAGAGTACATACCTCTGAAGGAGATGGTTTTCATTGTTGGGGAAAACCAATTATCTTTGAGTTTGCTTTACACGTAACTCATCCTCATGAGAGTCTGTGGTTCTCCTTCCAAGTCATCAGTGCTTTTCAACAACCTATTTGTATTTTTTGGTTTTGTGAACCCGATGCGCCCTTTCGTAGAGAGCCTGGAACATTTGTTATAAGATGTGAAATACCGAAATTCCGGCTCTACATGGGTTCATATACCTTAACAACATGGTTTTCAGAACGCCGTAGCGACACTTTGCTTGAGAACCTCAGAGAAATTTGCCCGTTTGAAGTCAGCATGCATAATATTGAGCGGCAAGAGTATCAATGGCAATCTGATGAGTGTCTTTATTTGGAAGATTCTGTTTGGACAACGCACAAATCCATCACATCTAGTCATGAAAAGGTGAATGAATGGCAGTAA
- a CDS encoding DegT/DnrJ/EryC1/StrS family aminotransferase, translating into MIPFVDLKSQYTSIKDEINSAVLKVLESTQFILGDEVANLEKEFSGYCGADYGIAVNTGTSALHLALLAAGVGPGDEVITVSFTFVATVAAIYYTGATPVFVDIDPVSYTIDTTQIEKAITERTKAILPVHLYGQPVDMEPILEIARRHNLIVIEDAAQAHGAEYKGQRVGSLGDIGCFSFYPGKNLGAYGEGGMVVTSNPEYARTMRMLRDWGQERRYHHVLKGYNYRMDGIQGAILRVKLRYLDKWTEARRTHAALYDQLLADTGVTTPTVMPYSHHVYHVYAIASQHRDALQQSLQEQGIQTGIHYPIPVHLQKAYSYLEYKPGDFPHSEQAAKEVLSLPMYAELTTAQIYTVADNIKIPQGVKV; encoded by the coding sequence ATGATTCCATTTGTGGATTTAAAATCTCAGTATACCAGTATTAAAGATGAAATCAATTCTGCTGTTCTCAAGGTACTGGAAAGCACTCAATTTATTTTAGGAGATGAAGTAGCCAATTTAGAGAAGGAATTTTCAGGCTACTGTGGCGCTGATTACGGGATTGCTGTCAATACAGGTACGAGTGCATTACACCTAGCATTACTAGCAGCTGGTGTTGGTCCTGGTGACGAAGTCATAACCGTATCTTTCACCTTTGTTGCTACCGTTGCTGCAATTTACTATACTGGTGCTACACCCGTTTTCGTAGATATTGACCCTGTTTCCTACACCATAGATACTACGCAAATCGAAAAAGCAATCACCGAACGCACTAAAGCTATTTTGCCCGTGCATTTGTACGGTCAACCAGTAGATATGGAGCCAATTCTGGAGATTGCTCGACGTCATAATTTGATTGTCATAGAAGATGCGGCTCAGGCTCATGGGGCAGAATATAAAGGGCAACGAGTTGGTAGTCTGGGGGACATAGGATGTTTCAGCTTTTACCCTGGTAAGAACTTGGGTGCTTATGGTGAGGGAGGCATGGTTGTTACTAGCAATCCTGAATATGCCCGGACTATGCGAATGCTGCGTGACTGGGGGCAAGAACGCAGATATCACCATGTTCTTAAGGGTTACAACTATCGGATGGATGGTATCCAGGGAGCTATTTTGCGGGTGAAGTTACGCTATTTAGATAAGTGGACTGAAGCACGGAGAACTCACGCAGCGCTGTACGACCAATTATTGGCAGATACAGGTGTCACAACTCCAACTGTTATGCCCTACAGCCATCACGTTTATCATGTTTATGCGATCGCCTCACAGCACCGAGATGCACTACAACAGAGTTTACAGGAACAAGGCATTCAAACAGGTATCCACTACCCCATTCCAGTACATTTACAAAAAGCTTACTCATACTTAGAATACAAGCCAGGAGATTTTCCTCATTCAGAACAAGCCGCAAAAGAAGTTCTTTCGTTACCAATGTACGCTGAACTTACAACAGCACAAATTTATACTGTTGCGGATAATATCAAAATTCCTCAAGGGGTAAAAGTTTAA
- a CDS encoding ABC transporter permease translates to MRNQEIASKQKLVIEAGHTERQYWQDLWRYQELFYFLAWRDILVRYKQTAIGLAWALIRPFLTMVVFTVVFGSLAKLPSQGVPYPILVFAAMLPWQFFANSLSECSNSLIANANLVSKIYFPRLIVPVSAVIVSFVDFMVSGMILLGLMAWYNFVPDWRILTLPLFTSIAFAAAIGAGLWLAALNVEYRDFRYIVPFIVQFGLYISPVGFSSSIVPEKWRLLYSLNPMVSVIDGFRWAILGGESKLYLPGFTLSVGLVALLLVTGIWYFRKMERTFADVI, encoded by the coding sequence ATGCGGAATCAAGAGATTGCTTCTAAACAAAAACTAGTTATTGAGGCGGGACACACCGAACGCCAGTATTGGCAAGATTTATGGCGCTATCAAGAACTTTTTTATTTTCTGGCTTGGCGTGATATTTTGGTGCGCTACAAACAAACTGCAATTGGTCTTGCTTGGGCACTTATCCGACCATTTTTAACGATGGTCGTGTTCACTGTAGTGTTTGGTAGTTTAGCAAAGCTACCTTCTCAAGGTGTACCATATCCCATTCTGGTGTTTGCTGCTATGTTGCCTTGGCAATTTTTTGCCAATTCACTTAGTGAATGTAGCAATAGCTTGATTGCTAATGCCAATCTTGTCTCAAAAATCTATTTTCCGCGTCTGATTGTGCCTGTCAGTGCAGTCATAGTCAGTTTTGTAGACTTTATGGTTTCTGGCATGATTTTGCTTGGGTTAATGGCATGGTACAATTTTGTACCAGATTGGCGAATTTTAACGTTGCCGTTGTTTACCTCGATCGCATTTGCTGCAGCTATAGGCGCGGGACTGTGGTTAGCAGCCCTGAATGTTGAGTACCGAGATTTTCGCTACATTGTACCGTTTATTGTCCAGTTTGGGCTATACATATCGCCTGTAGGTTTTAGTAGCAGCATTGTTCCAGAAAAGTGGCGATTGCTGTATTCTTTAAATCCAATGGTCAGCGTGATTGATGGCTTTCGTTGGGCAATTTTAGGTGGAGAGTCGAAACTGTATTTGCCCGGATTCACCCTATCTGTGGGGTTAGTAGCCCTTCTACTAGTTACTGGCATTTGGTACTTCCGTAAAATGGAACGGACGTTTGCTGATGTCATTTAA